DNA from Oxyura jamaicensis isolate SHBP4307 breed ruddy duck chromosome 4, BPBGC_Ojam_1.0, whole genome shotgun sequence:
AGATGTTGGCAGAGTGGCTCGCAGCCCCAGTGAGGGTGCTGCAAGGCAGCCAAAAAACCTCTGCCTCTTTTGTGGGCCGGGGGGTGGTCAGGGGCTGCTTGTCGCGTGTGCCAGCACACGATGGTTCCTTCTCTGTTCCTGCTGCAGATGGAGTTCTGGAAGGGCTACACCAACTCTGTCTACTCTGTCAAGGACCCCGGGCACAACACAGAGCGCTCAGACGCTATGTACGTGGTGGTGCCCCTCTTGGGAGTGGCCCTGCTGATAGTCATCGCCCTCTTCATCATCTGGAGGTGCCAGCTGCAGAAGGCCACCCGCCACCGCCCTTCCTACGCCCAGAACCGCTACCTGGCCAGCCGAACGGGACGCAGCCTCCCCAGGGTCATGGTGTACCGGGAGCGGTCGCAGAGCCAAGGGGAAAATCAGCGAGAAGCGAGCAACCGGGGGGCTGGAGacggcagggcaggaggcacccCTCAGCAGGATGGCACCCTCTGTCCGCCAGAGCATTCGGTCTCTGTCCTCTCCAGACTGTCCAGTGCCACCCCTCCGCCTTCCTACGAGGAGGTGACGGGGCacccagagagcagcagcagtgaggagaCCAGCATCTCCTACAATGACCCACCGCCAAAATATGAAGAGATCGTGGCTGCTGCCCCCACTGCGGCCAAATAGCGGGTCTGTGTCCCCATCGCCTCTTCACACACTCATGCTCATTCACCCACCCACCCCTTGCCGTGCCCGGAACCCCTTTCAGGTGCCAGTTGGCTCCCCTCTCACTTGTACCGTCACTTGGTGCCATCACACAGTAGCCTTACCCTCCTTACCAAAAACAGCTGTCCCCTAGCAGGGTGAGGATGGGATGTGGGGATGGCTCTGGAGTTTACCAGCCATCTCCTTCGCCTCGCTCCCCGCTCACGTaagtgctgcagcagccggagcagagcagcagcttgttCCTGGCTCAACGCGGGGGTCTCCCCATGGTGCATTTGATTTCCTCACTGGCTCTCAGACGAAACATTTCCCACGATTAAAACAGCCTcactgcctccctggggctctgctCAGCCTTACCCTGCGCGCACACCAGCTCACGGACCCGAGGCATGTGTGGGGCTGGTGTTGGGGTCGGTCCTTGCCATGCCCAAGTCAGCAGGGCTGGTTCGTGATGTGCTGAGACCGCAGTCCTCACTGGGCCCTGTTTTGCTGCTCGGTGCTCTCGCTACAGCCGGGGATGCAGGCGGGGTGGTGCTGATTTCTGCCTGTCCCCCCCCATTGTGACTGGGGAGAAAGCGCCTCCCTCGTGCGCGTTTGCTGcctggtgggagcagggagcccaTCCCTTCCTGCGGAGAAGGGGGAGGGAGCCATCAGGGAGGTGTTTTGTGATCTAGATCCCTTTGGAAAGGGAGCAAGGCTTGTGGTGGTCCTGTATGTGATGTAAGTAACTTTGGAACCACTAAAGGTGCTCGCAGGACTTTAGGCAGTGGGGATGCTCCTTCGTCCTGGAGGCAGCCTGTCTGGTGCCTGCCCCAGAGGTGGCGTGCAGGCACAAGGAGGCTGCAGATGTGCCAAAcctcccctctgcctgccccgAACCTCTCTGT
Protein-coding regions in this window:
- the PRRG3 gene encoding transmembrane gamma-carboxyglutamic acid protein 3, which encodes MAMFLGARNAHSVLKRFPRANGFLEEIRQGTIERECIEEVCSYEEVKEVFENKEKTMEFWKGYTNSVYSVKDPGHNTERSDAMYVVVPLLGVALLIVIALFIIWRCQLQKATRHRPSYAQNRYLASRTGRSLPRVMVYRERSQSQGENQREASNRGAGDGRAGGTPQQDGTLCPPEHSVSVLSRLSSATPPPSYEEVTGHPESSSSEETSISYNDPPPKYEEIVAAAPTAAK